AAGGGTTTAAAATTATGATGTATGTTTATACAGCAAATGTTGCAGCTCTGAAAGGCAAATCAACGAACGAGGCACTTGGGGGGGAAAGTTTCCTCGTATCCACATCACACGCGCAGTCATTTCATCTTCTGTACTTCCTGCAGGAGTTTCTGCACTGCTGTGTTGTTTGGATCTATTTTGAGTACGCTATTGAGATCTTCAATACAAGACTTCTTGTTCTAAAAGgggggaataataataatttataaaaggaTTAATTATTCAACTTTAAGGTAATTCATTCACAGTTACACCTACTTTTAGTTCCTTGTATGCCTGGGCACGTCTGTAAAGGGCTTTAATGTTGGCAGAATCCAATCGAAGAGCCTCATCGCAGTCACTAATCGCATCTTTGTACATCTTTAAGGCTAGGTAGCAGAGAGCCCTACAGGCAAATATTGATTTACACGCATTATTAAAACATACTTCATAACTTTTACAAGCCTAGATCTAAAAATCTGATAATATAAACATGGCAAAACCTTAGATTTGACTGTTGGAAGTTATACGTTTAATACCTGTTTGTGTAGGTTGTGACTTCTGTGGGGTCTTGAGCAAGTGACTGTGTGTACTTCTCCATGGCGTTCTTGTGTTCCCCCTTCTTCACATGTGCGTTGCCTTCTTCCTTTAGAGTTCTGCCCTTTTTAACAGCGTCTGGTCCTGGTGCTTGGAATAAAATGGCTGAAAGTCAGGTTCTGAAGGCAAGTGTGAGGCGTTTGCTCAGTGCAGCAAAGGTAAATACCTTTTTTCTTGTTGTCGATCACGTTGTTCTGTTGTGAGCTGGAGGCTGGACTGGTGGCTTGTCCTAACTTTTCCTTTACGGACATTGGAACGGTAGGAATTGGGGGCAGTTTCTCTCGCCAAGATGGTCCATCCATTTCTGTCAAAGCCTTGGTCATTCTAAAAGGAAAGAGTTTTACTTGCAAAGTTCATTGTGGTAGATAACGAAGTACACAGATGAGCCCAAACATTAATGCCACCTGCCTAACATGCTAATGGTCCAGCATGTGCTGAAAAATAGAGCCGACCCATTGACTCATGGCCTCTACAAGACCTCTAAAGTTGTCATATCTGACAGCAGGTCCCTTAGGTTGCAAGGTAGAGCCATGGTG
Above is a window of Danio aesculapii chromosome 6, fDanAes4.1, whole genome shotgun sequence DNA encoding:
- the tomm34 gene encoding mitochondrial import receptor subunit TOM34; its protein translation is MPQKRRSQSWTELKQAGNEYFKAGQYGEAVTLYSQAIQQLEKSGQKKNEDLGILYSNRAASYLKDGNCNECIKDCTASLDLVPFGFKALLRRAKAFEALERYRQAYVDYKTVLQIDWNIPAAHDGVNRMTKALTEMDGPSWREKLPPIPTVPMSVKEKLGQATSPASSSQQNNVIDNKKKAPGPDAVKKGRTLKEEGNAHVKKGEHKNAMEKYTQSLAQDPTEVTTYTNRALCYLALKMYKDAISDCDEALRLDSANIKALYRRAQAYKELKNKKSCIEDLNSVLKIDPNNTAVQKLLQEVQKMK